TCCTTGTCGGTCCTCAATCAGCCCGCAAACAAGCCACGCCACATCTGACGATGCATCGTTGGCTTGTTTCGCGGGCTGCCTGCTCATGGTTGTTTGGATGATGGTGGACCACTGAGCCGCACAGCGACTCGATAAGTGAAGCCAGGCCCACCACGACTAGCCAGATCACGCAACCGAATCAGGTACTGCCCGGCACGCGGAATCGTCACTTGCAAAAACGAATCGCTCGATTCGCCGAAGTCGTCATTCTCGGCCAGCACGCTCCCGGCCAGATTGAATAACGTTACCAATGTATCGGCTGCCGACGCATCCACCAGTGATTGCGCATCCACATCAACTGTCAACGTCTGCCCTGCCCCAGCGCTGAAGATGAGAAAATCTTGATCGCCGGTTTTGTCGAACGCGCCGCTGACAAGGACATCGGGCGTGATCGGCATGGCGGTTTCTGGGGTATCGTTCGGTTCCACTTCAGCAACCGAACGTGCCGTCCGCAGGATGACGAGCATTTGATAGGGTGGCCTTAGATTCATCGGCGTCGTCGCCGTATCTCGAACGCGCACGAAATAACGCCCGTCTCGCGGCACGAGCAATGAGAGATAGGAATCAAACGAGCCGGCAAAATCATCATTCTCCGCCAGCGTGTTTCCTGCGCTGTCAAGCAGGGTGACAACGGTGTTGGCTGACGAAGGCGGCATCAGCGACCGGGCGTTAATATCAATGGTCAAGGCCTGGCCGCCGCGAGCGGTGAACGAATAAAAATCCACGTCACGACTGGAGCCAATCTCAGCCGTCACCAGAGCGTCAGGCGTGATCGGCGTGGCTTGATTCAGACGATCATTCGGCTCGACTTCTCTGACCGCAGTCAAGATCAATCCATCGCCCATCACCGTTACGGGAATGGCAACGACATTATTGGCCTCATCACTCTCAGCCGCTGCGTTCCCTCCATCAACGGCTAAGATCACAAACTGAGGTCCTGCCGTCGCTGTCGTCGGGATCAACACAGGCACAGCCAGTAATGTTGCTCCTTCGGCCGGCATTAGGCTCATGGTCGGGATTCTTTTTAACGTCGGGTCACCGGCTTCGAGCTTGCTATCACTCGAAAGCCGAATCTCATGAACAGTCATGCCGGCTGCTGCTGTCCCTCGGTTCCGCAGAGTAAAACTGAGCGCAGCCACCTCACCTGGCCGGACAACCGGCGGATCAATGCCAACCGTTTCGACAACCAGATCAGGCTGCCCGGCCATCAACCGCGTATCTACCACCGCTCGACGGCTGGTCAGTTGATTGAAGTAGGGTTCAAATTCGCGGCGAAACCGATCCAGTTTGTTCACCTCGCTCATCGCCGGCGAAGAGCCTTCAGGGATCACCAACACATAAGCTTGGCGTAAACGTGTCGGCGCGCTGCCAAACGCCGGCACGCGCGGCCCATTGAGCGCAATGATCTGCTCAAGTGAGATGTCCGCGCGAACGCCCCTCACCGTCACGCCGACTTCTGGTAAGTTATTCCGCGTCCTTCCATCGGGATCATTGGCCTGGCTGACGAAAAAGATGGACTTCACATCGGCAGGCGGACGCAATCCCATCGCATATTCATCCAGCACGCCATACCGCGACGTCGCATCCACAGATGTGAACGTGCCATCTCCGTTCTCCTGCCACTGATTTCCGTACATCAACGAGGCATCACTATTGAAGAAAAAACTCCAATGCGTGAAATCAAGTGTGAGCAGATTGAACGCTGGATTTCCGTTGTTCTCATACAAGTAGTAGGATAACCAACGATGAGCTGTTTCATGACCGATGGCATCCAACGGCGTGATCGTCGCGCCGATGACCTGATCAGGATTATTCGGATAAAAATTCAGTCGGTTCATGTTGATAAAACTTTGCAGCCGACCCCCACTGCCATACGCCTGAGGCCCGCCAAGGAACTCACCAACCGACTGACCGATCCCCGTAATGTCATTGCGAACGAGCCGATGATAAGCGAGCGCTCCTGCGACGCCGGTCATGTTCGTGCGAAAACCACCTGATGTGAACACGACGAGCTGATCGTAATGATCTCCGCGCGTCTCATAGAATTTGCGTGCTACAGCCTGAATATCCAGGCCGCGGCCCGGGAAGAATTCCAGCACAGCCCGATTGTCAACCGTCTGAGGCAAATCGCGACTGAAATTCACCATCAATGGACTGGCTCGTGAACTACCCGGCGATAATCCGACCAGCCCGCCGAGCGCCGATACAACTGTGCCGTAATTAAATCGAATCCGACCATCAGAAAACAAGACGATCTGAATAGTGCTGGAGTCGGCTAGCACTGAAGGGACGCTCGCCACACGAACATTACTCCAGGTCACAACCAGACGACTCGGGTCTGTCGCCGCTTTGATATGCACACTGCCCTGAACAGAAGGATTGAAGTCCGTCCACAGCCCGGCAATGCGCGGCTGCCCCAGGCGAAATTGCGCGAATGTACCGACTGCTGACGCATCAGCCGTTGGGTCGGCCCGCTCGAATGTTATATTCCCGTTAGCATTCACAAACAGCGTGTGACGTGCTGTCCCATAGAACGAGAACGGAAATGGGAGCGATTGCGACGCCGAACCGTTGTCAGTCAGCGTCACAGCCGTCCCCAGCTCAGACTCAAACTGCGCTGCCAGTGAAATGATCGCATAACCAGACTGCGCAGTCGGTATGAACTCAATTGTGCGACCTTGCAGGTCAAAATTTTGATTGAGCGTGCCGTCATCTTCGATCACAGCAATCTCGCCAATGTCCGTGTTGACAGTCGCGCCAGCGCGCAGTGGCGTCGGCATCGGCTTCCAATAAGGCCCGCTGTCAACTTGCTGCCCTTCGTCTTTAATGTGGATCACGCCACCGTCATACGTTACAGCGAGCTGTAACAGATCAGCGTTGACAAGCTCCAATTTGGTGAAGAGATGATTGCTGGGCAAATTGGCAATCGCTATCCAGTGTTCACCATCGGTCGTTTTGTACAACTTGTTTTCGACCAGATGAGAGTGAACCGGATAACCGAGCACGGCATAGACGACGCCGCTTTCTGTCGGATGATGCAGCAATAGAGGCTGATATGTTCGATGAGAGAACAATCCGGGCAAGCCGTCTGAGATGGGTTTCCAGGACGTTCCTCCATCGGTTGTTTTGTAAATACCGTTGACTTCTGTTGAGGCGTAGGCGACGTCTGGGTTTGTTGGATCAACGGCCAGATG
The Blastocatellia bacterium genome window above contains:
- a CDS encoding pre-peptidase C-terminal domain-containing protein — protein: MILDVVRGRPVNGVRSILPVVLGVLLVLALSIIPTSFAVPGQQTEVLVHQGAADAPFAQPNRQTDVTLGLPSQAGVLTRSVAPSNPRVLYLATAQYGLFRSDDGGQNYTSINQGLPKSLGIAPVTPVRHLAVDPTNPDVAYASTEVNGIYKTTDGGTSWKPISDGLPGLFSHRTYQPLLLHHPTESGVVYAVLGYPVHSHLVENKLYKTTDGEHWIAIANLPSNHLFTKLELVNADLLQLAVTYDGGVIHIKDEGQQVDSGPYWKPMPTPLRAGATVNTDIGEIAVIEDDGTLNQNFDLQGRTIEFIPTAQSGYAIISLAAQFESELGTAVTLTDNGSASQSLPFPFSFYGTARHTLFVNANGNITFERADPTADASAVGTFAQFRLGQPRIAGLWTDFNPSVQGSVHIKAATDPSRLVVTWSNVRVASVPSVLADSSTIQIVLFSDGRIRFNYGTVVSALGGLVGLSPGSSRASPLMVNFSRDLPQTVDNRAVLEFFPGRGLDIQAVARKFYETRGDHYDQLVVFTSGGFRTNMTGVAGALAYHRLVRNDITGIGQSVGEFLGGPQAYGSGGRLQSFINMNRLNFYPNNPDQVIGATITPLDAIGHETAHRWLSYYLYENNGNPAFNLLTLDFTHWSFFFNSDASLMYGNQWQENGDGTFTSVDATSRYGVLDEYAMGLRPPADVKSIFFVSQANDPDGRTRNNLPEVGVTVRGVRADISLEQIIALNGPRVPAFGSAPTRLRQAYVLVIPEGSSPAMSEVNKLDRFRREFEPYFNQLTSRRAVVDTRLMAGQPDLVVETVGIDPPVVRPGEVAALSFTLRNRGTAAAGMTVHEIRLSSDSKLEAGDPTLKRIPTMSLMPAEGATLLAVPVLIPTTATAGPQFVILAVDGGNAAAESDEANNVVAIPVTVMGDGLILTAVREVEPNDRLNQATPITPDALVTAEIGSSRDVDFYSFTARGGQALTIDINARSLMPPSSANTVVTLLDSAGNTLAENDDFAGSFDSYLSLLVPRDGRYFVRVRDTATTPMNLRPPYQMLVILRTARSVAEVEPNDTPETAMPITPDVLVSGAFDKTGDQDFLIFSAGAGQTLTVDVDAQSLVDASAADTLVTLFNLAGSVLAENDDFGESSDSFLQVTIPRAGQYLIRLRDLASRGGPGFTYRVAVRLSGPPSSKQP